A genome region from Macrotis lagotis isolate mMagLag1 chromosome 4, bilby.v1.9.chrom.fasta, whole genome shotgun sequence includes the following:
- the LOC141521830 gene encoding cerebellin-3-like isoform X1, which yields MAAKPALRGWEERLGHGSPSGPMLSATGTAPDSQPSSDVMAQNLESQRAQEGTEPVMLEGECLVVCEPGRATTGSPGGAALGEAPPGRVAFAAVRSHHHEPAGETGNGTSGAIYFDQVLVNEGNGFDRTSGSFIAPVRGVYSFRFHVVKVYNRQTVQVSLMLNTWPVISAFANDPDVTREAATSSVLLPLDPGDRVSLRLRRGNLLGGWKFSSFSGFLIFPL from the exons ATGGCTGCGAAGCCGGCCCTGAGAGGGTGGGAGGAGAGGCTGGGACATGGCAGCCCCTCTGGCCCGATGCTCTCGGCCACCGGGACGGCACCCGACTCCCAGCCCAGCTCCGACGTCATGGCCCAGAACCTGGAGTCCCAAAGG GCACAGGAAGGGACAGAACCTGTAATGTTGGAAGGAGAGTGCCTTGTGGTATGTGAACCTGGTCGGGCAACCACAGGAAGTCCAGGTGGGGCAGCCCTGGGTGAAGCTCCTCCAGGGAGGGTAGCCTTTGCTGCTGTCCGGAGCCACCATCACGAACCAGCTGGAGAAACAGGCAATGGTACGAGTGGTGCTATCTACTTTGACCAG GTTCTGGTAAATGAAGGCAATGGCTTTGACAGGACCTCAGGTTCCTTTATTGCCCCTGTCCGGGGTGTCTACAGTTTCCGGTTCCATGTGGTGAAGGTATACAACCGCCAGACAGTTCAG GTAAGCCTGATGCTGAATACATGGCCTGTGATCTCAGCTTTTGCCAATGATCCTGATGTGACAAGAGAGGCAGCCACTAGTTCTGTTCTCTTACCCCTGGACCCTGGGGATCGTGTGTCCCTGCGTCTGCGCCGAGGGAACCTGCTTGGTGGCTGGAAGTTCTCTAGCTTCTCTGGCTTTCTGATCTTTCCTCTCTGA
- the LOC141521829 gene encoding LOW QUALITY PROTEIN: protein KHNYN-like (The sequence of the model RefSeq protein was modified relative to this genomic sequence to represent the inferred CDS: deleted 1 base in 1 codon) has protein sequence MLPSGASPGTTDRFTVLADAEDVVLNQRPQVERIFRVQLSVLEKTCPGSPHIWLQLEGPRENVGRAKEYLKGLCNPEVWEEVSYPAALHCVFFGARGLFLDCLCWGTSAHVVPQAPGSLLLGGLIEAFVMAQSRMEDLLGRWKQQSTSAREQVILSFEALVGSYGDEHSRALLGLPVSIQEWLLNLAEEAGRGQGLLESPLGQERSPLLLGNGGWEDPITKTYIEGREVREGGIASLGTRSVEKEEIRKQCLTSDPGERDWEKLWSMEEKNSRMIVELIREKDWQTQNLSGQRNLERTGSPREGFPRQRNSGREGIPEERNCPSRERNWGKDGFLGERDWNGEGLTRGKDWDREGHFGQRDCGEKRHSREEDQDKIWCLEEKDLKRVELPGEMPQREGSQSQDQFPNPHTFKADFTLGVNQAAADSYGHSPQAVVGDQQLKCPLTPLLQLRNGESSSPMGLNLLPGSQPTWVVSPKPGDGQSVGLKRQEPQKGSLGGTTGGNYEVTKTQRFLEALKTPFSLNLTNVPGTTGLRHVIIDGSNIAMM, from the exons ATGCTCCCCTCGGGGGCCTCTCCCGGGACCACGGACCGCTTCACGGTGTTGGCGGATGCGGAGGACGTGGTGCTTAACCAGCGGCCTCAGGTGGAACGCATCTTTCGGGTGCAGCTGAGCGTCCTTGAGAAGACCTGCCCGGGGAGCCCCCACATCTGGCTGCAGCTCGAGGGGCCCCGAGAGAACGTGGGCAGAGCCAAG GAGTACCTGAAAGGCCTTTGCAACCCAGAGGTGTGGGAGGAAGTCAGCTATCCTGCGGCCCTGCACTGTGTCTTCTTTGGAGCCAGAGGTCTCTTCCTGGACTGTCTATGTTGGGGTACCTCTGCTCATGTGGTGCCCCAAGCCCCTGGCTCTCTGTTACTTGGAGGCCTGATTGAAGCCTTTGTCATGGCCCAGAGCAGGATGGAAGATCTGTTAGGGCGATGGAAGCAGCAGTCCACAAGTGCCAGGGAACAAGTGATTCTGTCCTTCGAGGCCCTGGTTGGGAGTTATGGGGATGAACATTCCAGGGCTCTCCTGGGTTTGCCTGTGTCTATCCAGGAGTGGCTATTAAACTTGGCAGAAGAGGCAGGTAGGGGGCAAGGGCTGCTAGAATCTCCCCTGGGGCAAGAGAGGAGCCCACTTCTCTTGGGGAATGGTGGTTGGGAAGACCCTATCACAAAGACTTACATTGAGGGCAGAGAAGTCAGGGAAGGTGGCATTGCCTCATTGGGCACTAGGTCtgtggagaaggaagagattagGAAACAGTGTCTGACTTCTGATCCTGGAGAGAGAGACTGGGAAAAACTGTGGTCCATGGAAGAGAAGAATTCCAGGATGATAGTAGAACTGATCAGGGAAAAGGATTGGCAAACACAGAATCTCTCTGGGCAAAGAAACTTGGAGAGAACAGGGAGTCCTAGGGAGGGATTTCCTAGGCAGAGGAATTCGGGGAGGGAAGGGATTCCTGAGGAGAGAAATTGTCCATCTAGGGAAAGGAACTGGGGGAAGGATGGGTTTCTTGGGGAGAGAGATTGGAATGGGGAGGGCTTGACTAGGGGGAAGGACTGGGATAGAGAGGGGCACTTTGGGCAGAGGGATTGTGGGGAAAAGAGACACAGTAGGGAGGAGGACCAGGACAAAATATGGTGTCTGGAAGAAAAGGACTTGAAAAGAGTTGAACTACCTGGTGAGATGCCTCAAAGAGAAGGGTCCCAGAGCCAAGATCAGTTCCCAAACCCACACACATTCAAGGCTGATTTCACTCTG GGGGTGAACCAGGCTGCAGCTGATTCCTATGGCCATTCTCCTCAGGCAGTGGTGGGTGATCAGCAGTTGAAATGCCCTCTAACACCCCTCCTTCAGCTCAGGAATGGAGAATCCTCCTCACCAATGGGACTCAACCTTCTACCTGGGTCTCAACCCACATGGGTTGTTTCTCCAAAGCCTGGGGATGGGCAGTCTGTGGGACTAAAGAGGCAGGAGCCTCAAAAGGGAAGCTTAGGTGGCACCACTGGTGGCAACTATGAGGTGACCAAAACCCAGCGCTTTCTGGAGGCCTTGAAGACCCCGTTTTCCTTGAACCTCACTAATGTGCCTGGTACAACAGGTCTCCGACATGTTATCATCGATGGCAGCAATATAGCCATGATGTGA
- the LOC141521830 gene encoding cerebellin-3-like isoform X2 produces MAAKPALRGWEERLGHGSPSGPMLSATGTAPDSQPSSDVMAQNLESQRAQEGTEPVMLEGECLVVCEPGRATTGSPGGAALGEAPPGRVAFAAVRSHHHEPAGETGNGTSGAIYFDQVLVNEGNGFDRTSGSFIAPVRGVYSFRFHVVKVYNRQTVQVAETGLTGTPQKPRWYQPQSA; encoded by the exons ATGGCTGCGAAGCCGGCCCTGAGAGGGTGGGAGGAGAGGCTGGGACATGGCAGCCCCTCTGGCCCGATGCTCTCGGCCACCGGGACGGCACCCGACTCCCAGCCCAGCTCCGACGTCATGGCCCAGAACCTGGAGTCCCAAAGG GCACAGGAAGGGACAGAACCTGTAATGTTGGAAGGAGAGTGCCTTGTGGTATGTGAACCTGGTCGGGCAACCACAGGAAGTCCAGGTGGGGCAGCCCTGGGTGAAGCTCCTCCAGGGAGGGTAGCCTTTGCTGCTGTCCGGAGCCACCATCACGAACCAGCTGGAGAAACAGGCAATGGTACGAGTGGTGCTATCTACTTTGACCAG GTTCTGGTAAATGAAGGCAATGGCTTTGACAGGACCTCAGGTTCCTTTATTGCCCCTGTCCGGGGTGTCTACAGTTTCCGGTTCCATGTGGTGAAGGTATACAACCGCCAGACAGTTCAG GTGGCAGAAACTGGGCTGACAGGAACCCCACAGAAACCCAGATGGTACCAGCCCCAGAGTgcatga